A single window of Enoplosus armatus isolate fEnoArm2 chromosome 22, fEnoArm2.hap1, whole genome shotgun sequence DNA harbors:
- the tigarb gene encoding fructose-2,6-bisphosphatase TIGAR B, giving the protein MLTFSLTLIRHGETQYNREKLLQGQGVDTLLSETGVQQGEAVGRYLRDITFNNVFASNLQRAVQTAEIILRNNTHCSGMEMVLEPLLRERGFGVAEGRPKEDLKNMANAAGKSCRDYTPPGGETLDQVKLRFKKYLKVLFKQMLDEHGWSGPDASAGASEAGDSGNGTAAAASDVALGGSADDGLQGVSVHALAVSHGAYIRVAIKHLVEDLKCSLPAGVKMSQLFSPCQNTGISRFVLTLSQSESGPVLSAARCVFTNRKDHLENLTTVE; this is encoded by the exons atgttgacatttagtTTAACGCTCATACGACA TGGGGAAACACAGTACAACAGGGAGAAGCTGCTGCAAG gACAAGGTGTGGACACACTCCTGTCCGAAACAGGTGTGCAGCAGGGTGAGGCGGTGGGACGATACCTCAGAGACATCACATTCAACAATGTGTTTGCCAGTAACCTACAACGAGCCGTTCAG ACAGCTGAAATAATTCTAAGGAACAACACTCACTGTTCTGGCATGGAGATGGTTTTGGAGCCGTTACTCAGAGAGAGG GGTTTTGGCGTTGCTGAAGGACGTCCCAAAGAGGATCTGAAGAACATGGCCAACGCTGCTGGCAAGTCATGTCGTGACTACACCCCTCCAGGCGGAGAGACTTTAGACCAG GTGAAGCTGCGATTCAAAAAATACCTCAAAGTCCTTTTCAAGCAAATGCTGGACGAACACGGCTGGTCGGGACCAGACGCCTCTGCAGGGGCGTCGGAAGCTGGAGACTCTGGGAACgggactgcagctgctgcctcaGACGTCGCTCTTGGCGGTTCGGCTGACGACGGTCTCCAGGGAGTGTCGGTCCACGCTCTGGCCGTGAGCCACGGCGCTTACATCCGTGTAGCCATCAAGCACCTTGTAGAGGACTTAAAGTGCTCTCTGCCTGCAGGGGTGAAGATGTCGCAGCTGTTTTCGCCCTGTCAAAACACGGGCATCAGTCGCTTTGTTCTCACTCTGAGTCAGTCCGAGTCCGGCCCggtcctctctgctgctcgcTGCGTCTTCACCAACAGGAAGGATCACCTGGAAAACCTCACAACTGTTGAGTAG
- the LOC139305137 gene encoding fibroblast growth factor 6-like — protein sequence MAVAQRCLYSMSSWARTHWTLPAVLVLWTSLWGTVASYPIPSRTNATLLEKKWETLFSRSYLGIAGGKSELNWESDYLQGIKRVRRLYCNVGIGFHLQVLPDGRISGAHNENQHSLIEISTVDRGVISLFGVRSELFVAMNSRGRLYGTRVFVDECKFKETLLPNNYNAYESFVYKGFYIALSKHGRVKRGNKATTAMTVTHFLPRL from the exons ATGGCCGTTGCGCAAAGGTGCCTCTACAGTATGTCCAGCTGGGCCAGGACGCACTGGACGCTGCCAGCAGTTCTTGTACTGTGGACTTCTCTCTGGGGGACCGTTGCATCTTATCCGATTCCGAGCAGGACTAATGCGACTTTATTGGAAAAGAAGTGGGAGACCCTCTTCTCCCGCTCCTATCTGGGTATAGCTGGGGGGAAATCGGAGCTGAACTGGGAGAGTGACTATTTGCAGGGCATCAAAAGAGTGCGACGACTGTACTGCAACGTGGGCATTGGGTTTCATCTGCAGGTGCTCCCGGATGGCAGGATAAGCGGTGCACACAATGAGAACCAACACA GTCTAATAGAGATCTCCACCGTGGACCGAGGAGTGATCAGCCTGTTCGGGGTGAGGAGCGAGCTGTTTGTCGCAATGAACAGCAGGGGAAGGTTATACGGAACG aGGGTCTTCGTGGATGAGTGCAAGTTCAAGGAGACTTTGCTGCCCAACAACTACAACGCCTATGAGTCTTTTGTTTACAAGGGCTTCTATATCGCCCTCAGCAAGCATGGCCGCGTAAAGAGAGGCAACAAGGCCACCACCGCCATGACTGTCACACATTTCCTCCCGCGACTATGA
- the fgf23 gene encoding fibroblast growth factor 23, whose protein sequence is MDVNRRLGMRDTVLALFLAVLQGFPLGETAPNPSPLVGSNWGNPRRYVHLQTSTDLNNFYLEIRLDGTVRKTTVRSSYSVILLKAETRERIAILGVKSSRYLCMDLEGNPFSSSICLRDDCLFNHKLLENNRDVYYSSRTGILFNLEGSRQVFSAGQNLPQTSLFLPKKNTVPLERLLLHREKRNQVVDPSDPHNVYLGQTEEGSDSRAVPEDDADFEVEVEVEAGDDGRNVSRETPLAPSTHDPWNVHSSNPASPRSTGTMG, encoded by the exons ATGGACGTCAACAGGAGACTGGGCATGAGAGACACTGTGCTGGCGCTCTTCCTCGCTGTCCTCCAGGGATTTCCTCTCGGGGAAACGGCCCCGAACCCGTCGCCCCTGGTTGGATCCAACTGGGGGAACCCGAGGAGATATGTTCACCTGCAGACATCCACAGacctcaacaacttctacttGGAGATCAGATTAGATGGCACTGTACGCAAAACTACAGTCAGGAGTTCATATA GTGTGATTTTACTGAAAGCTGAAACAAGGGAGCGCATCGCCATCCTGGGCGTCAAAAGCAGCCGTTACCTGTGTATGGATCTGGAGGGCAACCCATTCAGCTCT tccaTCTGCCTCAGGGACGACTGTCTGTTCAACCACAAACTTCTGGAGAACAACCGGGACGTGTACTACTCCAGCCGGACCGGCATCCTGTTCAACCTGGAGGGCTCCCGGCAGGTGTTCTCAGCGGGCCAGAACTTGCCGCAGACCTCCCTCTTCCTGCCCAAGAAGAACACGGTGCCGCTGGAGCGCCTCCTGCTGCACAGGGAGAAGAGGAACCAGGTGGTGGATCCCTCCGACCCGCACAACGTGTACTTGGGTCAGACCGAGGAGGGCTCGGACTCTCGGGCCGTGCCGGAGGACGACGCCGACTtcgaggtggaggtggaggtggaggccgGGGACGATGGGCGCAACGTGTCCCGGGAGACGCCGCTGGCCCCGTCCACCCACGACCCCTGGAACGTTCACTCGTCCAACCCGGCCAGCCCCCGGAGCACCGGGACCATGGGGTGA